A single genomic interval of Nitrospirota bacterium harbors:
- a CDS encoding pirin family protein, with product METMRTADRASTIDIRRGRERFHTQIGWLDSYHSFSFADHYDPLNTHHGLLLVSNDDVIKAGTGFRTHPHRDMEIVTWVLDGEVEHKDSVGNKGIIYPGLAQRMSAGTGIWHSEMNPRQDTDLHLVQMWVLPDTERITPGYEQLDITNELNRGGLVPIASGRGHNAAISIRQKGAVLWGGRLRPNETVTVPDAKFVHLYVAKGGATLEGAGALETGDAVRLTAAGSRRLTADGTAGAEVLIWEMN from the coding sequence ATGGAGACGATGCGGACGGCGGACAGGGCTTCGACGATCGACATCCGGCGAGGCCGCGAACGGTTCCATACCCAAATCGGCTGGCTGGATTCGTATCACAGCTTCAGCTTCGCGGACCACTACGACCCGCTGAACACCCATCACGGCCTGTTGCTGGTGAGCAACGACGACGTGATCAAGGCCGGCACGGGATTTCGGACGCACCCGCACCGGGACATGGAGATCGTCACCTGGGTGCTGGACGGCGAGGTGGAGCACAAGGATTCGGTCGGCAACAAGGGGATCATCTATCCGGGGCTCGCGCAGCGCATGAGCGCCGGGACGGGCATCTGGCATTCGGAGATGAATCCCCGGCAGGATACAGACCTGCACCTGGTCCAGATGTGGGTCCTGCCCGATACGGAACGCATCACGCCCGGCTACGAACAGCTCGATATCACGAACGAGCTGAACCGCGGCGGGCTGGTGCCGATCGCCTCGGGCCGCGGCCACAACGCCGCCATCTCGATCCGGCAGAAAGGCGCCGTGCTGTGGGGCGGCCGCTTGAGGCCGAACGAAACGGTGACCGTACCCGACGCCAAGTTCGTCCACCTGTATGTGGCGAAGGGCGGCGCGACGTTGGAGGGCGCCGGGGCGCTCGAGACCGGCGATGCGGTCCGGCTGACCGCGGCCGGGTCGCGACGGCTGACGGCCGATGGAACGGCCGGTGCGGAGGTGCTGATCTGGGAAATGAACTGA
- a CDS encoding trypsin-like peptidase domain-containing protein — protein sequence MAQGLYRATNGDTAASTGGPIPASASDEELLDAYSRAVIHAAETVSPSVVNIEVVHRVKGRASRDAWSPREAHGGGSGFIFTPDGFALTNSHVVHGADRIEATLSDGRRYEARLIGDDPDTDLAVVRIDAPNLEPAMLGDSERVRVGQLAIAVGNPYGFQCTVTAGVVSALGRSLRSTSGRLIDNVIQTDAALNPGNSGGPLVTSRGEVIGVNTAIIRPAQGLCFAIGINTAKFIAGRLIKEGKVRRGYLGIAGQNVDLPRRLVLLYGWRAESGILVVSVERPSPADRAGVQEGDVIVGYGDQTVESIDDLHRLLVEERVGLPMPLTIIRRGVKQTLEIMAEESPVRAPA from the coding sequence ATGGCACAGGGTCTTTACAGAGCCACGAACGGCGACACGGCGGCCTCGACCGGCGGACCGATCCCGGCGTCCGCCTCCGACGAGGAATTGCTCGACGCGTATTCGCGCGCGGTCATCCATGCCGCCGAGACGGTCAGCCCATCGGTGGTGAATATCGAGGTGGTTCACCGCGTGAAAGGCCGCGCCTCAAGGGATGCCTGGTCCCCGAGGGAAGCGCACGGCGGCGGATCCGGCTTCATCTTCACGCCGGACGGGTTCGCGTTGACGAACAGCCATGTGGTGCACGGCGCGGATCGGATCGAGGCGACGTTGTCGGACGGCCGGCGCTACGAGGCCCGCCTCATCGGCGATGATCCGGATACGGACTTGGCGGTCGTCAGGATCGACGCGCCGAACCTGGAGCCGGCGATGCTCGGCGACTCGGAGCGTGTCCGTGTGGGTCAACTGGCGATCGCGGTCGGCAACCCCTACGGGTTCCAGTGCACGGTGACCGCCGGCGTCGTCAGCGCGCTGGGGCGGTCGCTGCGATCCACCTCGGGTCGGTTGATCGACAACGTGATCCAGACCGATGCGGCGCTGAATCCGGGGAACTCGGGCGGGCCGCTGGTGACGTCGCGCGGGGAAGTCATCGGAGTGAATACCGCGATCATCCGGCCGGCACAGGGCCTCTGCTTCGCGATCGGCATCAATACGGCCAAGTTCATCGCAGGTCGCCTGATCAAGGAGGGCAAGGTGCGGCGCGGATATCTGGGGATCGCCGGCCAGAACGTGGACCTCCCGCGGCGGCTGGTCTTGTTGTATGGATGGCGCGCGGAGAGCGGCATCCTGGTCGTCTCGGTGGAACGGCCTAGTCCAGCCGACCGGGCCGGCGTCCAGGAGGGCGATGTGATTGTGGGCTACGGGGACCAGACGGTCGAGAGCATCGACGATCTGCACCGGCTTCTGGTGGAAGAACGGGTCGGCCTGCCCATGCCGCTCACGATCATCCGGCGCGGCGTCAAACAGACGCTGGAAATCATGGCGGAGGAATCGCCGGTCCGGGCGCCGGCGTGA
- a CDS encoding NmrA family NAD(P)-binding protein yields MFVVAGATGHTGAVVADTLLAHRQPVNVIVRTPDKGAAWKAKGAQVAVASLEDTPAMAEVFEGATGAYLLIPPNYQAQAYLDDRKQVVDALAQAVKTSGIDHVVFLSSIGAHLPEGTGPIRVLRYGEQQLGAAAKNLTILRPPSFFENWAPVLGQAKTEGTLPSFIAPDRKIPMISTRDIGRLAAEQLMAGGRGRKVLELSGPENYSPNDVAAALGTILERAISVRHEPLSAVVPTLKSFGFSDDAARLFEEMYEGFEQERIDLEREGATHVRGRVTLAEALAEFL; encoded by the coding sequence ATGTTTGTCGTGGCGGGAGCCACAGGACACACGGGCGCAGTGGTGGCGGACACGCTGTTGGCGCACAGACAGCCGGTCAACGTCATCGTGCGGACGCCGGACAAGGGAGCGGCCTGGAAGGCCAAAGGGGCTCAAGTGGCCGTCGCGTCGCTGGAGGACACGCCGGCGATGGCCGAGGTCTTTGAGGGAGCCACGGGCGCCTATCTGTTGATACCGCCCAACTATCAGGCGCAGGCTTATCTCGATGACCGCAAACAGGTCGTCGATGCGTTGGCGCAGGCGGTGAAAACGAGCGGGATCGATCATGTCGTGTTCCTCTCCTCGATCGGCGCGCACTTGCCCGAAGGCACCGGGCCGATCCGCGTGCTCCGTTATGGCGAGCAGCAACTCGGCGCCGCGGCGAAAAACCTGACAATCCTGCGCCCGCCCTCGTTCTTCGAAAACTGGGCGCCGGTGCTGGGTCAAGCCAAGACCGAGGGGACGCTTCCGTCGTTCATCGCGCCCGATCGCAAGATCCCGATGATCTCGACGCGCGACATCGGACGCCTCGCGGCGGAGCAGCTCATGGCGGGAGGCCGGGGGCGCAAGGTGCTGGAGCTGTCCGGTCCCGAGAACTACAGCCCCAACGACGTCGCGGCGGCGCTGGGAACGATTCTCGAGCGGGCGATCAGCGTTCGGCACGAGCCGCTCAGCGCGGTCGTGCCGACGCTCAAGTCTTTCGGATTCAGCGATGACGCTGCGCGCCTGTTCGAGGAGATGTATGAAGGCTTTGAACAGGAACGGATCGATTTGGAGCGGGAGGGCGCGACGCATGTGCGCGGGCGTGTCACGCTGGCCGAAGCGCTCGCCGAATTCCTCTGA
- a CDS encoding DoxX family protein yields the protein MKAFFETDDSWTGLVLRVTLGLVMFPHGAQKLLGWYGGFGFSGTIKFFTETMHLPWIVAFLIIMGEFFGSLGLLAGFLTRFSAASIGVIMLGAVSLVHWPHGFFMNWFGKQQGEGYEYHLLVIGIAIALIITGAGRWSMDQQIAERIAK from the coding sequence ATGAAGGCATTCTTTGAGACCGATGACAGTTGGACCGGGTTAGTCCTGCGCGTGACGTTGGGACTGGTGATGTTTCCGCACGGCGCGCAGAAGCTGCTGGGCTGGTACGGGGGCTTCGGCTTCAGCGGCACCATAAAGTTTTTCACGGAGACCATGCACCTTCCGTGGATCGTCGCCTTCCTGATCATCATGGGCGAGTTCTTCGGAAGCCTGGGCCTGCTCGCGGGTTTTCTGACGCGGTTCAGCGCGGCGAGCATCGGCGTCATCATGCTCGGGGCGGTCTCGCTCGTCCACTGGCCGCACGGGTTCTTTATGAACTGGTTCGGCAAGCAACAGGGCGAAGGGTATGAATATCATCTGCTGGTGATCGGAATCGCGATCGCGCTGATCATCACCGGCGCGGGGCGCTGGTCGATGGATCAGCAGATTGCCGAGAGGATCGCCAAGTAA
- a CDS encoding ABC transporter permease gives MKARRAFSPARFWAMVVKEFIQMRRDRLTFGMMIGIPLIQLTLFGFAINSDPKRLPTAVLLADHGPQGRTVLYAIQNSGYFDFVRQVKTESEGHAVLARGEVQFVINIPENFTRDLLRGDRPAILVEADATDPAATSNALGSLRTLLDTALQNDLKGPLAFLAGADGPVDVRIHARYNPEAITQYNIVPGLMGVVLTMTMVMITALAITRERERGTMENLLSMPTRPLEVLIGKIVPYILVGYIQVGLILIAARVLFDVPMIGSLGLLLVVALAFIAANLAMGITFSTLAKNQLQAVQMSFFFFLPSLLLSGFMFPFRGMPSWAQAIGELFPLTHFLRIVRGILLKGNGLEDVAFQLWQIALFAVVALAIGVTRYRQTLD, from the coding sequence ATGAAGGCACGGCGCGCATTCTCACCGGCGCGGTTTTGGGCGATGGTCGTCAAGGAATTCATCCAGATGCGCCGGGACCGCCTCACGTTCGGCATGATGATCGGCATCCCGCTGATCCAACTGACCCTCTTTGGCTTTGCCATCAATTCGGATCCGAAGCGCTTGCCGACCGCCGTGCTCCTGGCCGACCATGGTCCGCAGGGCCGCACGGTCCTGTACGCGATACAGAACAGCGGGTACTTCGACTTCGTCCGTCAGGTCAAGACCGAATCCGAAGGGCACGCCGTGCTGGCGCGCGGCGAAGTCCAGTTCGTCATCAACATTCCGGAGAATTTCACCCGCGATCTCCTTCGCGGCGACAGACCCGCCATTCTCGTCGAAGCGGACGCGACCGACCCCGCCGCCACCAGTAACGCCCTCGGTTCCTTGCGCACCTTGCTGGACACTGCGCTACAGAACGACCTCAAAGGTCCCCTCGCCTTTCTCGCCGGCGCCGACGGCCCGGTGGATGTGCGCATCCACGCGCGGTACAACCCCGAAGCCATCACGCAATACAATATCGTGCCGGGCCTGATGGGCGTCGTCCTCACGATGACCATGGTGATGATCACCGCGCTGGCCATCACGCGAGAACGTGAGCGAGGCACCATGGAAAATCTGCTCTCCATGCCAACCAGACCGCTGGAAGTGCTGATCGGCAAGATCGTTCCGTACATTCTCGTCGGCTATATCCAGGTGGGGTTGATCCTCATCGCTGCCCGCGTTCTGTTCGACGTGCCCATGATCGGGAGCCTCGGTCTCTTGCTCGTAGTCGCCCTGGCGTTCATCGCGGCCAACCTGGCGATGGGCATCACCTTTTCCACCTTGGCCAAGAACCAACTCCAGGCGGTGCAGATGTCGTTCTTCTTCTTCCTGCCGTCGTTGCTCCTTTCCGGATTTATGTTTCCCTTCCGCGGCATGCCGTCCTGGGCTCAGGCGATCGGCGAACTCTTTCCGCTGACCCATTTCCTGCGAATCGTCCGCGGCATCCTGCTCAAAGGCAACGGCCTGGAAGACGTGGCCTTTCAGCTTTGGCAGATCGCGCTATTTGCCGTCGTCGCCCTCGCCATCGGCGTGACACGCTACCGGCAGACGCTGGATTAG
- a CDS encoding ABC transporter ATP-binding protein yields MAHGVAANNLAIDVQGMTKRFGNLTAVNHISLQVRTGEICGFLGPNGSGKTTFIRMLCGLLRADAGGGTCLGYDVITESEAIKREVGYMTQRFSFYEDLSIAENLDFVARMYAVKNRREAVGDSLERLGLAGRRKQLAGELSGGWKQRLALAACLIHRPKLLLLDEPTAGVDPKARREFWEEIHQLAGQGLTFLITTHYMDEAERCHRLAYISYGTLLAYGTVAEVIAQARLTTWSVSGPNVLALAEQLRGRSGVRQAVAFGNRLHVSGDDAVALERAIAPFRVEPYEWRRIESGLEDVFIHLMDRSQENVPS; encoded by the coding sequence ATGGCTCACGGCGTCGCCGCAAATAATCTCGCGATCGACGTGCAAGGCATGACCAAGCGGTTCGGCAACCTGACAGCCGTCAACCACATCAGCCTCCAAGTCCGCACAGGCGAAATCTGCGGGTTCCTCGGCCCGAACGGCAGCGGCAAGACGACCTTCATCCGCATGCTCTGTGGACTGCTCCGGGCTGATGCGGGCGGCGGCACGTGCCTCGGCTACGATGTGATTACCGAGAGTGAAGCGATCAAACGCGAAGTCGGCTACATGACTCAGCGGTTCAGTTTCTATGAGGACTTGAGCATCGCCGAGAATCTCGACTTTGTCGCGCGTATGTATGCCGTCAAGAATCGTCGTGAAGCCGTGGGCGACAGCCTGGAGCGACTTGGGCTCGCGGGACGGCGGAAGCAACTTGCCGGCGAGCTGTCAGGCGGCTGGAAACAACGCTTGGCCTTGGCGGCGTGCCTCATTCACCGGCCGAAATTACTGCTGCTCGATGAGCCCACGGCGGGGGTCGACCCCAAAGCGCGCCGGGAATTCTGGGAGGAAATTCACCAGTTGGCCGGACAAGGGCTGACGTTCCTGATCACCACGCACTACATGGATGAAGCCGAACGCTGCCATCGGCTCGCCTACATCTCCTACGGCACATTGCTGGCCTACGGCACGGTGGCCGAGGTGATCGCGCAGGCACGCCTGACGACGTGGTCGGTCAGCGGCCCGAATGTGCTGGCGCTCGCCGAGCAGCTCCGCGGCCGCTCCGGTGTGCGGCAGGCCGTGGCGTTCGGCAACAGGCTGCACGTGAGCGGAGACGACGCCGTCGCGCTTGAGCGAGCCATCGCACCGTTTCGCGTGGAACCCTATGAATGGCGCCGGATCGAATCGGGGCTCGAAGACGTGTTCATTCATCTAATGGACAGGTCACAGGAGAATGTTCCGTCATGA
- a CDS encoding HlyD family efflux transporter periplasmic adaptor subunit, protein MTGLDAAHRSLLFRVGGALAVLCLLSSCSRSDPDRVQGYVEGEFVYVASPLAGALESLHVQRGSQVKAGDPLFAVDSTAEKAARDEAERRLAQARANLEDAKKGKRPSEIESIKAQLKQAWAALTLSESEFARQQELMRVPGATAELEFDRARSARDQNRQRVSQLEAELKTAQLGSRSDQIAAAEAEVRAREAALAKAEWDLSQKRQAAPQAGLVFDTLYRQGEWVPAGRPVVVLLPPENIKVRAFVPQAQIGTIHPGDTVRVTVDGVREPFIGKVGFISPKAEYTPPVIYSQESREKLVFMVEAIFDPKIAVNLHPGQPVDVQFGS, encoded by the coding sequence ATGACCGGCTTGGACGCGGCGCATCGAAGCCTGCTGTTTCGCGTCGGCGGCGCGCTGGCAGTGCTGTGCCTGTTGTCGAGTTGCAGCCGCTCGGATCCTGATCGAGTGCAGGGATACGTCGAAGGAGAGTTCGTGTACGTGGCTTCGCCGCTGGCGGGCGCGCTGGAATCACTGCATGTGCAGCGGGGCTCGCAGGTGAAGGCGGGCGATCCGTTGTTCGCGGTGGACAGCACGGCGGAAAAGGCCGCTCGGGACGAGGCGGAACGGAGACTGGCCCAGGCCCGCGCCAATTTGGAGGATGCGAAAAAAGGCAAGCGTCCCTCGGAAATCGAATCCATCAAAGCGCAACTCAAGCAAGCATGGGCGGCATTGACGCTTTCAGAGAGCGAGTTTGCGCGACAGCAAGAGTTGATGCGTGTCCCCGGGGCGACCGCGGAGCTGGAGTTTGATCGAGCGCGTTCCGCGAGGGACCAGAATCGCCAGCGAGTGTCGCAACTCGAGGCCGAGTTGAAAACCGCGCAGCTCGGCTCACGCAGCGATCAGATCGCAGCGGCGGAGGCCGAGGTGCGGGCACGGGAAGCGGCGTTGGCCAAGGCGGAGTGGGACCTCTCGCAAAAGCGCCAGGCGGCGCCGCAAGCGGGGCTGGTGTTCGACACCCTTTATCGCCAGGGCGAATGGGTGCCTGCGGGGCGGCCGGTGGTCGTACTCCTGCCCCCGGAGAACATCAAGGTGCGCGCGTTCGTGCCACAGGCACAGATCGGCACGATTCATCCGGGAGACACCGTGCGCGTCACCGTGGACGGCGTGCGCGAGCCGTTCATCGGGAAAGTCGGTTTCATTTCACCGAAGGCGGAATACACGCCGCCGGTCATCTACAGCCAGGAGAGCCGCGAGAAACTGGTCTTCATGGTCGAAGCGATCTTCGACCCCAAGATCGCGGTCAACCTGCATCCAGGCCAACCGGTGGATGTGCAATTCGGGTCCTGA
- a CDS encoding TetR/AcrR family transcriptional regulator translates to MRPGKARPQRLSNEHPAVQRIVTAARHHFFAHGFRSVTMDDLAEELGMSKKTLYACFPSKTALLEAVLLDKFRSIETDFEAITSESASDVLGALHRLLACVQRHTDEIQPAFVRDMRREPELFKLVESRRRDHIQRHFGKLFEEGRRTGIIRKDIPAKVVIEILLGAVQAIMNPKKMVELGLTPKTAFSAIIAVILEGMIAETGRAKR, encoded by the coding sequence ATGCGTCCCGGCAAGGCACGGCCGCAAAGGCTCTCGAACGAACATCCCGCCGTCCAGCGGATTGTCACCGCGGCCCGTCACCACTTTTTTGCCCACGGGTTCCGCAGCGTCACCATGGATGACCTCGCAGAAGAACTCGGGATGAGCAAGAAAACGCTCTACGCCTGTTTCCCGAGCAAAACCGCTCTTCTGGAGGCCGTGCTCCTGGACAAATTCCGCAGCATCGAGACGGACTTCGAAGCAATTACATCCGAGTCCGCGTCCGATGTGCTTGGCGCGCTGCATCGACTGCTCGCGTGTGTGCAGCGCCACACGGACGAGATTCAACCGGCGTTTGTGCGCGACATGCGGCGGGAGCCGGAACTGTTCAAGCTGGTGGAGAGCCGGCGACGGGATCATATTCAGCGGCATTTCGGCAAGCTCTTCGAGGAAGGGCGCAGAACGGGGATCATCCGCAAGGACATTCCGGCCAAGGTAGTTATCGAGATTCTGCTCGGCGCCGTGCAGGCCATCATGAATCCAAAAAAGATGGTGGAACTCGGTCTCACGCCGAAGACCGCGTTTTCCGCCATCATCGCGGTGATCCTTGAGGGCATGATCGCCGAGACCGGAAGGGCAAAGAGATGA
- the smpB gene encoding SsrA-binding protein SmpB: MVKDKDTSEKVVVTNRKAFHDYFIEEKFEAGIVLRGTEVKSLREGRANLQDSYASVDDGEVFLHHCHISPYSHGNIMNHDPLRPRKLLLHRKEINKLIGRTQQKGLTLVPLRIYFTRRGHAKVELALAKGKKQYDRREAIKERAAGREVERAMKGARRKQ; encoded by the coding sequence ATGGTCAAGGACAAAGACACGAGCGAAAAGGTCGTGGTGACCAATCGGAAAGCGTTCCACGACTATTTCATCGAGGAAAAGTTCGAAGCCGGGATCGTCCTCAGGGGCACGGAAGTCAAATCGCTGCGCGAAGGGCGGGCCAATCTGCAGGACAGCTACGCCAGCGTGGACGACGGCGAGGTCTTCCTCCACCACTGCCACATCAGTCCCTACAGCCACGGCAACATCATGAACCACGACCCGCTGCGGCCCAGGAAGCTGCTCCTCCACCGCAAGGAGATCAACAAGCTGATCGGCCGGACGCAGCAGAAGGGCCTGACGCTGGTCCCCCTCCGCATCTACTTCACCCGGCGCGGCCACGCCAAAGTCGAGCTGGCGCTCGCCAAAGGCAAGAAACAGTACGACCGTCGCGAAGCCATTAAGGAACGCGCGGCCGGGCGCGAGGTGGAGCGAGCGATGAAGGGTGCGCGCCGCAAGCAGTAA
- a CDS encoding DUF721 domain-containing protein codes for MPAAGSFDSLESILGGMARRLGLDAKLAEFRLRRRWGEIVGLQIAAHTRPDHIRFKKLYLLVRDSVWLHQLTFLKPDLLARINAEAGGEAVTDIVLRIGDFGPEDEELRRSTPDPEPRPSTLEPRTALEHEAAAHAEAVKDPELRARLAAVMAQALSLPGKPRPLR; via the coding sequence ATGCCTGCGGCCGGTTCCTTCGACTCCCTCGAATCCATCCTCGGCGGCATGGCCCGCCGTTTGGGCCTGGACGCGAAGCTCGCTGAATTCCGGCTTCGCCGGCGATGGGGGGAGATCGTCGGCCTGCAGATCGCGGCGCACACAAGACCGGACCACATTCGCTTCAAGAAACTCTATCTGCTCGTCCGCGACTCCGTGTGGCTCCACCAACTGACGTTCCTCAAGCCGGATCTGCTGGCCAGGATCAACGCCGAAGCCGGCGGCGAAGCGGTCACCGACATCGTCCTGCGCATCGGCGACTTCGGTCCGGAAGATGAAGAGCTTCGACGTTCGACGCCGGATCCCGAACCTCGACCCTCGACCCTGGAACCTCGAACCGCTCTTGAACACGAAGCGGCGGCGCATGCCGAGGCGGTGAAGGACCCGGAGTTGCGGGCTCGATTGGCGGCCGTTATGGCCCAGGCGCTGTCTCTCCCCGGGAAACCTCGGCCCCTGCGGTGA
- the gyrA gene encoding DNA gyrase subunit A, which translates to MPPDERLGQIAIEDEMRSSYLDYAMSVIVGRALPDVRDGLKPVHRRILYGMNEMGLAHNRAYRKSAKIVGEIMGNYHPHGDAAIYDTLVRMAQDFNMRYPLVDGQGNYGSMDGDPPAAMRYTEARLTKLAEEMLADIDKETVDFVPNYDESRVEPVVLPAKVPNLLVNGAGGIAVGYATNIPTHNLAEVIDGLLLLLENPDVTVAQLMKKIPGPDFPTAGFIYGTEGIKKAYETGRGLLTLRAKVNIESDERTDRERLIVTEIPYQVNKASLIEKIAELVQDRRIEGIADLRDESDRDGVRIVIELKRGEIPLVVLNNLYKHTQLQTTFGVIMLALVNNRPEVLNLKQILSAFVEHRREVVVRRTSFELRKAEERAHVLEGLKIALDNLDAVIALIRRAQSPDEARGGLMRRFNLTEIQANAILDMRLQRLTQLERNKLVEEYREVLKQIEYLRSVLGSEALVRKIIKDELVEIREAYKDERRTQIVKEEAEINIEDLIAEEEVVVTISHAGYIKRNPVSLYRAQRRGGKGKIGMGIKEEDFVETLFTASTHDSLLFFTDAGKVYWLKVHEIPEAGRAAKGKALINLLALKSDEKVTATVPVKEFREDRYVVMATRQGVIKKTELSAFSNPRQGGIIALSLDEGDKLIGVEITDGQREILLGTKQGITIRFKEDDVRSMGRTAHGVRGITLEEGDEVIGMETITPDSTTSILTVTEGGYGKRTPVTEYRVQGRGGKGIISVKTTERNGLAVGFLQVRDGDEIMLMAAKGKILRCRVDDIREIGRNTQGVRIIELEGEDDRVVAVARLAESGEREDAAPDNGNDG; encoded by the coding sequence ATGCCTCCCGACGAACGACTAGGCCAGATCGCGATCGAAGACGAGATGCGCTCGTCCTATCTCGATTACGCGATGAGCGTGATCGTGGGACGCGCGCTGCCGGACGTGCGCGACGGCCTCAAGCCGGTCCACCGCCGCATCCTCTACGGCATGAACGAGATGGGCCTGGCCCACAACCGGGCCTATCGCAAGTCGGCCAAGATCGTCGGCGAGATCATGGGGAACTACCATCCCCACGGGGACGCCGCGATCTACGACACGCTGGTGCGGATGGCGCAGGACTTCAACATGCGCTACCCGCTCGTGGACGGCCAGGGCAACTACGGCTCGATGGACGGCGATCCGCCCGCCGCCATGCGGTATACCGAGGCGAGGCTGACGAAGCTCGCCGAGGAAATGCTGGCCGACATCGATAAGGAGACCGTCGATTTTGTGCCCAACTACGACGAATCGAGGGTCGAGCCGGTCGTCCTGCCCGCCAAGGTGCCCAATCTGCTCGTCAACGGCGCGGGCGGCATCGCGGTCGGCTACGCGACGAACATCCCCACGCACAACCTGGCCGAAGTCATCGACGGCCTGCTGCTGCTGCTGGAGAACCCGGACGTGACGGTCGCGCAACTGATGAAGAAGATCCCCGGCCCGGACTTCCCGACGGCCGGCTTCATCTACGGCACGGAAGGCATCAAGAAGGCCTACGAGACGGGGCGGGGCCTGCTGACCCTGCGCGCGAAGGTCAACATCGAAAGCGACGAGCGGACCGACCGCGAGCGGCTGATCGTCACCGAGATTCCGTATCAGGTCAACAAGGCGAGCCTGATCGAGAAAATCGCCGAACTTGTCCAGGACAGGCGGATCGAAGGCATCGCGGACCTGCGCGACGAGTCGGATCGGGACGGCGTGCGGATCGTCATCGAGCTGAAGCGCGGCGAAATTCCGCTGGTCGTGCTGAACAACCTCTACAAGCACACCCAGCTCCAGACGACCTTCGGGGTCATCATGTTGGCCCTGGTCAACAACCGGCCCGAGGTCCTGAATCTCAAGCAGATCCTGTCCGCGTTCGTCGAGCACCGCCGCGAAGTCGTCGTGCGCCGCACGTCCTTCGAGTTGCGGAAGGCGGAAGAGCGCGCCCATGTTCTCGAGGGGCTCAAAATCGCGCTCGACAACCTCGACGCGGTGATCGCGCTGATCCGCCGCGCCCAATCGCCGGACGAGGCGAGGGGCGGTCTGATGCGGCGGTTCAACCTGACCGAGATCCAGGCCAACGCGATCCTCGACATGCGCCTGCAGCGCCTGACGCAGTTGGAGCGCAACAAGCTCGTCGAGGAGTACCGAGAAGTCCTTAAGCAGATCGAGTATCTCCGCTCCGTGCTGGGCAGCGAGGCGCTGGTGCGAAAGATCATCAAGGACGAGCTGGTCGAGATCCGGGAAGCCTACAAGGACGAGCGGCGGACGCAGATCGTCAAGGAAGAAGCGGAGATCAACATCGAAGACCTCATCGCCGAGGAGGAAGTCGTCGTCACCATTTCCCACGCCGGCTACATCAAGCGGAACCCGGTGTCGCTCTACCGGGCCCAGCGGCGCGGCGGCAAGGGCAAGATCGGCATGGGTATCAAGGAGGAGGACTTCGTCGAGACGCTGTTCACCGCCTCCACGCACGACTCTCTCCTGTTCTTCACCGACGCCGGCAAGGTGTATTGGCTCAAAGTCCACGAGATCCCGGAGGCGGGCCGGGCCGCCAAGGGCAAGGCGCTCATTAACCTGCTCGCGCTGAAGTCGGACGAGAAAGTCACCGCCACGGTGCCGGTCAAAGAATTCCGCGAGGACCGATACGTCGTCATGGCGACGAGGCAGGGCGTCATCAAAAAGACCGAGCTCTCCGCCTTCAGCAATCCGCGCCAGGGCGGCATCATCGCGCTCTCGCTCGACGAAGGCGACAAGCTCATCGGCGTGGAGATCACCGACGGCCAGCGGGAAATCCTGTTGGGCACGAAACAGGGCATTACCATCCGGTTCAAGGAGGACGACGTGCGGTCGATGGGCCGGACCGCCCACGGCGTGCGCGGCATTACCCTCGAAGAGGGCGATGAAGTCATCGGGATGGAAACCATCACCCCCGACTCCACCACGTCCATCTTGACCGTGACCGAAGGCGGTTACGGCAAGCGGACGCCGGTCACGGAATACCGCGTCCAGGGACGCGGCGGGAAGGGGATCATCAGCGTTAAGACGACGGAGCGCAACGGGCTTGCGGTCGGCTTCCTCCAAGTCCGCGACGGCGACGAAATCATGCTGATGGCGGCCAAAGGCAAGATTCTGCGCTGCCGCGTGGACGACATCCGGGAGATCGGGCGCAACACGCAGGGCGTCCGGATCATCGAGCTCGAAGGCGAGGACGACCGGGTGGTCGCGGTGGCCCGGTTGGCGGAGAGCGGCGAGCGCGAGGACGCGGCCCCGGATAACGGGAACGACGGGTGA